Genomic DNA from Candidozyma auris chromosome 1, complete sequence:
GACGAAATCAAGTATGGGTGGGAGCTTTTCATGTGTCGGGCAAGAATGGTTGCCGCAAAAAAGGGGAATATGCATGTGCCATGTATTATGTATGTGCATGCGTATGTACCTGCATGTGCTGTCTCCAACAAACAACCTATCACATCGCGCCGTTGCGTCGAGACAATAGCCACAAGATCGGCTATGCGTCAGGACAGTAGAGCTGTATTGGGCACGTCTGGTCCTAAACCACAAGTTCATTCTGGGAAATAACGTGAATAATCTCTACTATCTACCTTGGCCATGCTTCCTTGCAGAGTCCGTGAGCCGGGCAAGATGGGAAaaagagacagaaaaaTGAGTGTGCCTGCATCTATGTCCCTGCAGCCATGTGAGGTGCGTGCGGCTCATCCACTTTGTTGCCATTCTCCCTCGTCGCAAAAAAAAGGCTTAACAAATACCCAAACCCAGCGtcagcttgaagaagagcacTATCTGGATCATgaacagaaaaaaataaaacacaaaaaaaaaaagctcaaaaagtcagccaacaaaaaaacTACCAAAAGTACAAGCGACCCCTCAAATCCCAATTCCTCCAATCCTTGCCCTTCTGTCCCTTCgcaaaaatcaatttttctCTGCAACTCCTATTTTGAGCCTCAGCTTTGCAGAGGAAAGCCTGTGAAAATGAAGGGCCAGAAAAGAGGCCGAAGCCAAAAGCCCTTAGAAATTCTTATCTGGCCTCGAATCGCCGCCAAAGCCCACACAAGCTACGCTTTGACGAAAACTAAACAAAGTCAAGCTTTGTCCATTGgattcttgaagcacaCGACGAATTTGTCATTGAAAgtgaaaaagtgaaaaggttgttggaaaaaaaaaaagaaaaagaaaagaaggggACATTTCTTCTGtcatttttgcagccattgggCAATTCAACCAATGGCAACGAAACATTCTAGTGTACATTTTCTGAAAAagcattcttcaagaagctttacTGAGGGTTTTGTAATCTCCAAATTACACTAATGCAGTTTAattcttcagcaatttCTACTGAAGAAACACTATTGTCCAGTCAATCGTTCACAGCCGAAAATCTCTTCACAGCCCGCAAAAAATTTTGGAATCATCGGTTTGGTCCAATAGTAATCTAGACAAGGAGTCTTCCAACTGGAGAAAGCAAAACTGGAGATTTGATGGTGTTGTCTGGATTCAATCCTAGAGATCATTAAGTTCTTCACAAAAGCTTCGAagtcaaatttttcaatgcTTTTTCCACTATACCAGGAAACCATCCTTTCCCTGATTTGATTGTCGGATGCCACCAAGAGTGAACAACGGCTACCTTCACAGCACAAAATAGAATTCTTGCAAAATTTTTCAGAATTCAATTGACAACTTTTCCAACCTGAAATCTGGTTAGGCATCTTCATTTACAACTGGAATCGATGCTAAAACTCAGTGTTCCAAAAAACCTTCAAGAGAAATCTCCAAACAAGAGCTCTAAGCGCATACTTTCTTCACAGTTGGTGAGCTACCGAAAAACCGTCAATTTGAATCCGATGGATCGTCAACTGACAGCCCCTTAATAGACGGCTGAAGGCAAACTCGAGCTCGACTCGAACACAATGGCTTCACTTGTTCGTCTATTGTTGAAGACGTTTGAcaaaaaggaagcaaaaaaaaaaaaaaaaaataaaaaaaaaaaaaaaaaaacaggCCTCCACTTTCTACCCAAACAATGTCCACGGCACTGGTGCTGCCTCCGCAGCATTCTCAGCGGTCTCCACAAAACAATGCTGCCATTTACGTGACCCACAGTAAATGTATCTCTTGTCGCTATGTATAATGGGACAGAAACTGCCTGCCGAGTATGTACTGTAAAACTCCTCTCGTGAACAACTGTAGCTGCGTCAGCCCTGCCAACGTCGAGCTAACAAATACGAAGCCTCCAGTGCCGTCTGTCGGACCCGCcaacaccagcaccagccCGCCTCCATTTGTTCttgttccttttttttttttaattttttttcttcgccGATTTTTCGCCGATTTTTCGCCCTTTTCGAACTTCGTCCTTCACTAGACACATCTTCTACCGTTTcacttcaaaagctcagatCGTTAATCGCCGATTCGGCGCCGTGACCGGTGTCACCTCACGGTGTTTACCTCTGTAACGGCGGAAGCGCGATCGAGTGCTGGAAGTACGACGGGTGCTCGGTTTGGAGCCGGCCCTGCTCGGCCTCCTTGGCCTCGTCCATCAACGGCTTGATACAGAGCCACCCAGTTTCGGTTCGAAAGTGCCTTGCAAGCGCATCGGACCGCGCAAACGTCTTGCCACACCCCCACTTCGTCACGCCGTCCTTGAGAAACCCTTCACatttgaagttcttcaccCCCTGGTGGAGGTGCTCGTGCCTCTTGCGGTCGTGCAGCCTGGCAAACGACTTGGGACACATCAGACACTTGTACGGTCTCTCTGTCGAGTGTGTCTTCATGTGCAGCTTCAAGTTGTAGGGCTTGGGAAACGTCTTGCCACAAGTCTGGCACGTGTGCTTCGTCAGCGCCTGGTCGGCCCCTACAGACTTATAGTCAGAGCGGCGCCGGCGCTTGCTCGCGGGAGAAACCGTGTAGCTCACCAACGAGTTGTAGTTGATGCTTGTCCCTGGCACCTTGAGCAGCTCGTCCAggtctcttctttgcaCGTCTCCCGAAACCAGGCTCGGGCTGAGCGGGTACGCTACTCCCGACCCGGCCCCGGTGGCCACCAGGCCTGGCGAGTACCTGCTGGGGACCACGGGCTGCACCACGGGCTGCATCAAGATGGCGctctgttgttgctgttgatgttgctgttgttgttgttgttgttgttgttgttgttgctgctgctgctggaaACCCTGGTAATTGGGCTGCGGCTGGGCCATTCCAGCCAAGTTCAGCACAATCTGGCCCGAAACAGGCACTTGCAACGAAAACGCTGGAGGCGAGAGTTTGGGTTCTTGTGACGACGGCGTATCGAGCTGCTGCTGGGGCTGAGGCTGGGGCGTGGAGCCCGTGTGAATATGGGGCAAGAGGTTTGCCTGACCTTGTTGATACTGCTTCACCAGATTTGGACTGGCCAGGTTCATCTGACTCTGATTCATCTGGGTGCTTCCCTGACTGCGTCCTTGGAAATTCTGGTAATAGTCAACGAGCTGGGACACACGCTGAGGCATTTGCTGAGGAACTTGCTGGACTTGTTGGACTTGCTGATACGAGTAGGAAGGATGCTGGAACTGCGAGTTGTCCACCACCGAGGGGCCCATGAACGGTCTGGCCGTGTACTCCTGCTGGTAATATACGGGATACGACATGGGAGGAATTTGGGTGGATGAGGATTTGAAGGAATAGTTATGGGTTGAATCTACATGAGGGCGTAAGCGACACCTTATATGGTGGGAGGTGGAGGGTGATGCACGTCAAAGGTGGGTGTGAGGCGCGCGGCGTGCATATAGCGTGGCGGCCGAGCTCAACTATTGTACGTGGTGCGTCATGCAAGGTAGGTATGAGGGTGTCTGCAGGACGCCCACTGCCCAAGGGTTCACGACCGTCGCGGCTTAGCCAGCTTCAAACCCAAGGCTGTGCTAGACCGCCGCCCTGTGTGCAGGCCTAGTTCTCGTAGACCAAGTCAACCACCGTACATTTGACGGCAGAGCCTATGTACGCAACGTCACTGACATAAAGCGGCATTGTGTAGAGACGGTCACGTGACTGTGTGCAGAAAACATCACAACATTTCTCAGGAACCCGACTCCCCGCGCCCCTTATGATCCAGCCCCAAAAACCTTGAGTTTGTGATGGTCCGCAAGAAAGCCGGTAGTATTGTCACTTTTCAAGAAACCCCCACCTCTGCCCTCTCAAAAACCACCTAGACACGGCGGCGTAAATGCAAGATCGACGTGAGCAACGCTTCCCCTGGCCCACCTGCAGGACACGCGTCCCCTGCAGCTATGTGCAGCGATTTTAAGCGGCAGCCCACGCCCGCAGGCCCACAGCCCCCATGCACATTCTATAC
This window encodes:
- a CDS encoding C2H2-type zinc finger protein; protein product: MSYPVYYQQEYTARPFMGPSVVDNSQFQHPSYSYQQVQQVQQVPQQMPQRVSQLVDYYQNFQGRSQGSTQMNQSQMNSASPNSVKQYQQGQANLLPHIHTGSTPQPQPQQQLDTPSSQEPKLSPPAFSLQVPVSGQIVSNLAGMAQPQPNYQGFQQQQQQQQQQQQQQQQHQQQQQSAILMQPVVQPVVPSRYSPGSVATGAGSGVAYPLSPSSVSGDVQRRDSDESLKVPGTSINYNSLVSYTVSPASKRRRRSDYKSVGADQASTKHTCQTCGKTFPKPYNLKSHMKTHSTERPYKCSMCPKSFARSHDRKRHEHLHQGVKNFKCEGFLKDGVTKWGCGKTFARSDALARHFRTETGWLCIKPLMDEAKEAEQGRLQTEHPSYFQHSIALPPLQR